In one window of Deltaproteobacteria bacterium DNA:
- a CDS encoding alanine racemase, whose translation MTIDDLQTPALLADAGVLEHNLAAMAAALPGARLRPHVKAHKCTALARRQAAHGHRSFTCATIREVEGMAAAGLRDDLLLANEVLDARRLAVTEARITVAVDSEATIMAAAAGGLREVVIDVNVGLPRCGCMPEDAGRLADLARRHGLSVRGVMGYEGHVVGLDDREARARLCGESMQLLLAAHRLVGGELISAGGTGTYDCNVWANEIQAGSYALMDNTYAKLGLPFRRGLSVLATVISRSAAYAVADCGLKALGMDHGNPTIDGAAVWFCSDEHITFAPEEPVRVGDRIRVWPAHIDPTIAYHERLHLVSGEQVDESWAIDLRGW comes from the coding sequence ATGACGATCGACGACTTGCAGACCCCGGCCTTGCTCGCGGACGCGGGGGTGCTCGAGCACAACCTGGCCGCCATGGCCGCCGCGCTGCCGGGCGCTCGCTTGCGGCCACACGTGAAAGCGCACAAGTGCACTGCGCTCGCCCGCCGCCAGGCGGCGCACGGCCACCGCAGTTTCACCTGCGCCACCATCCGCGAGGTTGAAGGAATGGCAGCTGCCGGACTGCGCGACGACCTCTTGCTCGCCAACGAGGTGCTCGACGCGCGGCGGCTGGCGGTGACCGAAGCTCGCATCACGGTTGCGGTTGACTCGGAGGCCACGATCATGGCGGCGGCGGCCGGTGGCCTGCGTGAAGTGGTGATCGACGTCAACGTCGGCCTGCCGCGCTGCGGCTGCATGCCGGAGGACGCCGGCCGACTGGCCGACTTAGCACGCCGCCACGGCCTCAGCGTTCGCGGCGTGATGGGCTACGAGGGGCACGTGGTCGGGCTCGATGATCGCGAGGCGCGGGCACGGCTGTGTGGCGAGTCGATGCAGCTCCTACTGGCAGCGCACCGACTCGTGGGCGGAGAATTGATCTCGGCCGGTGGCACCGGCACCTACGACTGCAACGTCTGGGCAAACGAGATTCAAGCCGGCTCGTACGCCTTGATGGACAACACCTACGCCAAGCTCGGCTTGCCCTTTCGGCGCGGATTGAGCGTGCTGGCCACGGTGATCTCGCGCTCCGCCGCTTACGCCGTCGCCGACTGCGGGCTGAAGGCCCTCGGCATGGATCACGGCAATCCGACAATCGACGGGGCCGCGGTCTGGTTCTGCTCCGACGAGCACATCACCTTCGCCCCTGAGGAACCGGTGCGCGTCGGCGATCGCATCCGCGTCTGGCCGGCCCACATTGACCCCACCATCGCCTACCACGAGCGCCTCCACCTGGTGTCGGGCGAGCAGGTAGACGAGAGCTGGGCGATCGATTTGCGGGGGTGGTGA
- a CDS encoding tetratricopeptide repeat protein has product MTRWSAICALLLVPVAVAAAEVRAIRASGEYRMGDNDTRAEGKRLALADAKRRALEQVGTYVESISEVRDMKLGRDEIRAYTAGIVEVKEAIEHTALDADGKSMVISVEVVCDIDPAVLTKQIENLRRNEAAGQQLQQLRAENDALRRRLAEQSRSVAEARTPDDAQRLSRQRDTTLTNLEVGDLLARAWVALGSEQGTVLAGASTPAGRGRARPLVLQALTLDPDSAPAHQAMGGLLYEEGNWDGALAEFREALRLQPRSAAAHGGLGNALQSKGALTDAIREYRRALALNPDSVLAHNNLGSALLAKGDAEGAARQMREVIRRKPNFAPAHVNLGIALKVKGDLAGAVSAHRRALALKPDYAEAHYNLGIALEASGAVNEAIGAYREALRLAPDHADAHNNLGIALASTGDWTGAIDEFRRALRLKPDHPNAHYGLGVALENTKELDAAAHAYRQALRVRPHFASAHYQLAGVLKANGDVAGAIAEFRAYLRDTADGEAEKHRVRAIVRELGGTP; this is encoded by the coding sequence ATGACTCGTTGGAGCGCGATCTGTGCGCTGTTGCTAGTGCCCGTGGCCGTTGCCGCCGCCGAGGTTCGTGCCATCCGCGCCAGCGGCGAGTACCGTATGGGCGACAACGATACTCGCGCCGAGGGCAAGCGCCTGGCCCTCGCCGACGCCAAGCGCCGGGCGCTGGAACAAGTCGGCACCTATGTCGAGAGCATCTCCGAGGTGCGCGACATGAAACTCGGGCGCGACGAGATTCGTGCCTACACCGCCGGCATCGTCGAGGTGAAGGAAGCCATCGAACACACCGCCCTCGACGCCGATGGGAAGTCGATGGTCATCAGCGTCGAAGTGGTTTGCGATATTGACCCCGCCGTCCTCACCAAGCAGATCGAGAACCTGCGCCGCAACGAGGCGGCAGGTCAGCAGCTGCAACAACTGCGTGCCGAGAACGACGCGCTGCGCCGTCGCCTGGCCGAGCAATCGCGTTCGGTGGCTGAGGCAAGAACGCCGGACGATGCTCAACGGCTTAGCCGGCAGCGCGATACAACCTTGACCAACCTCGAGGTGGGCGATCTGCTGGCGCGTGCGTGGGTGGCGCTGGGCTCGGAGCAAGGGACTGTGCTCGCCGGCGCGTCGACGCCGGCTGGCAGGGGGCGGGCCCGCCCCCTAGTCCTCCAGGCGCTTACGCTCGATCCCGACAGCGCGCCCGCCCACCAAGCCATGGGTGGCTTACTATATGAGGAAGGCAACTGGGATGGTGCGCTCGCCGAGTTCCGCGAAGCTCTGCGCCTCCAGCCGCGCTCGGCCGCCGCTCACGGGGGGCTGGGAAACGCGCTCCAGAGTAAAGGCGCGCTCACTGACGCCATCCGCGAATACCGTCGCGCCCTCGCCCTCAACCCTGACTCGGTCCTAGCGCATAACAACCTCGGCTCAGCGTTGCTCGCCAAAGGTGACGCAGAAGGAGCGGCGCGGCAGATGCGTGAGGTGATCCGGCGCAAACCGAACTTCGCGCCGGCACACGTCAATCTCGGTATCGCACTGAAGGTCAAGGGTGATCTCGCCGGCGCCGTTAGCGCGCACCGCCGGGCATTGGCCCTCAAGCCCGACTACGCCGAGGCACACTACAATCTCGGCATCGCGTTAGAGGCCAGCGGCGCGGTGAACGAGGCCATCGGCGCCTACCGCGAGGCCCTGCGTCTCGCGCCGGATCATGCCGACGCGCACAATAACCTCGGCATCGCCTTGGCCAGCACGGGTGATTGGACCGGTGCGATCGACGAGTTTCGCCGGGCCCTGCGCCTCAAGCCGGACCATCCCAATGCCCATTACGGCTTGGGGGTGGCGCTGGAGAATACCAAGGAGCTGGACGCGGCCGCCCACGCCTACCGGCAGGCGCTGCGTGTCCGGCCACATTTTGCCTCGGCGCACTACCAGCTGGCGGGCGTGCTCAAGGCTAACGGCGACGTCGCGGGGGCGATCGCCGAGTTCCGCGCCTACCTCCGCGATACCGCGGACGGCGAAGCCGAAAAGCACAGGGTGCGCGCCATTGTCCGTGAACTGGGCGGTACGCCCTGA
- a CDS encoding outer membrane beta-barrel protein yields the protein MSCVLLGTVVGAPNTQAQTQTGIVEAAAQGAVFMPVQDTNRESTGYLVVGRVGYFVTDALQVAIAPQVYGNFKDTPSGALTGRVDYHLLPESTTVPFVGVQGGVLFSSSGGGFGGGGGTDTNGALGGQAGVKVFLTKTTSVNAELDYIASTDAMDEGALLALFGVSYYFR from the coding sequence GTGAGCTGTGTCCTGTTGGGTACTGTCGTTGGCGCCCCGAACACGCAAGCGCAAACACAGACGGGCATCGTCGAAGCAGCCGCGCAGGGCGCGGTCTTCATGCCCGTGCAAGACACCAATCGTGAGAGCACCGGCTACTTGGTGGTCGGCAGAGTCGGGTATTTCGTCACCGATGCCTTGCAGGTGGCGATAGCGCCGCAGGTATACGGGAACTTCAAGGACACCCCATCCGGCGCGCTTACCGGTCGGGTGGATTACCACCTGTTGCCGGAGAGCACGACCGTGCCGTTCGTCGGCGTGCAAGGCGGCGTACTGTTTTCGTCTTCGGGAGGTGGCTTTGGCGGGGGTGGCGGAACCGATACCAACGGCGCGTTGGGCGGTCAGGCGGGAGTGAAGGTCTTCCTGACCAAGACCACCTCGGTCAACGCCGAGCTCGACTACATAGCCTCGACCGATGCCATGGATGAGGGGGCACTACTCGCCCTCTTCGGCGTTTCGTACTACTTCCGTTAA
- a CDS encoding caspase family protein: MRVRYEWILGVGLLAAAQAAPARAAPQPDIRAELSDNYGSSWAVVIGIDRYRNWPWLNSAVKDADQVAARLQLLGFEHVITLRDSEATRAAIVGVWERLQRDTRADDRVLFFFAGHGQTESLPNGDSKGYLIPADASWERYAETALSVDELRALGKQVPAKHLLYVMDACYSGQMLLRAGRSGAAPAWLRKPVRQVLAAGRAGEQVIEQGGSGLFTRILLEGLDGGADLDHDGMITASEIGVYVNPRVAKLSQGAQTPQFGRMAGEGEFVLAKKSAPARPLPALAPVITPVRPRSNSVRLAIGRVQGFAVDALDPNGAQLAETVWQLDGRQVGTGLRWSFSGGAPGSHTVRFVARSREDQGAAEEWTVEVVAPDKLLPRVAIEISERLGGRDSSCGLLCGELERALLQQRATVVSQEQLARLRQRDVTLALDDREAAAAMGERLGVDILLRGSCEVGEPRRQRFEGVEFFIADEATCEVRAIEAATAYISLSERLEKPRKDTSATSADSAVTRALKATVDGRAAALAKRLIYSWSTAEPRLYEVLIRDVEGAALGGTETKLRSLEGVRRLQRRSYQQRIAELNLEYQGDQEALINGLYDLGYELIGEDPGRVTVRPRARAAGGQE; encoded by the coding sequence ATGCGGGTTCGTTACGAATGGATTCTCGGCGTCGGCTTGCTAGCGGCAGCGCAGGCCGCCCCCGCCCGGGCCGCGCCGCAGCCGGATATCCGCGCCGAACTGAGCGACAACTACGGCAGCAGTTGGGCGGTGGTCATCGGCATCGATCGCTACCGCAATTGGCCGTGGCTCAACTCGGCAGTGAAGGACGCCGACCAGGTCGCCGCCCGGCTGCAGTTGCTCGGCTTCGAGCATGTGATCACACTACGTGACAGCGAGGCGACACGTGCGGCCATCGTCGGCGTCTGGGAGCGCTTGCAGCGCGATACCCGGGCGGATGACCGCGTGCTGTTCTTCTTTGCCGGCCACGGCCAGACCGAATCCCTACCCAACGGCGACTCCAAGGGCTACCTCATCCCCGCTGACGCCAGCTGGGAACGCTACGCCGAGACCGCCCTCTCGGTCGATGAGCTGCGCGCTCTCGGCAAGCAGGTCCCGGCCAAGCATCTGCTCTATGTGATGGATGCCTGCTACTCGGGCCAGATGTTGCTGCGCGCCGGCCGTAGCGGCGCGGCGCCGGCGTGGCTGCGCAAGCCCGTGCGGCAGGTGCTGGCTGCCGGCCGTGCCGGCGAGCAAGTCATCGAGCAGGGCGGCAGCGGCTTGTTCACACGCATCCTGCTCGAAGGCCTTGATGGCGGCGCCGATCTCGACCACGACGGTATGATTACTGCCAGTGAGATCGGCGTCTACGTCAATCCGCGCGTGGCCAAGCTGTCGCAAGGAGCGCAAACGCCGCAGTTCGGGCGCATGGCCGGCGAAGGTGAGTTCGTTCTGGCCAAGAAAAGCGCCCCGGCGCGCCCGCTGCCCGCCTTGGCGCCGGTCATTACGCCGGTGCGGCCCCGCAGCAATTCGGTGCGCCTAGCCATCGGACGAGTGCAAGGCTTCGCGGTTGATGCCCTGGACCCCAACGGTGCTCAGCTCGCCGAGACGGTCTGGCAGCTCGACGGGCGGCAAGTGGGCACCGGCTTGCGCTGGAGCTTCTCCGGCGGCGCTCCGGGCTCGCACACCGTTCGCTTCGTTGCCCGCAGCCGCGAAGACCAGGGCGCTGCCGAGGAGTGGACGGTGGAAGTGGTGGCGCCCGATAAGCTGTTGCCGCGGGTGGCGATCGAGATCTCGGAACGACTTGGCGGGCGCGACTCGTCGTGCGGACTCCTGTGCGGCGAACTGGAACGTGCGCTACTCCAGCAGCGGGCCACAGTCGTCTCGCAAGAGCAGCTCGCGCGACTGCGCCAGCGCGACGTTACCCTGGCGCTGGATGACCGCGAGGCGGCGGCGGCCATGGGCGAGCGGCTGGGCGTCGACATCTTGCTCAGAGGTAGCTGCGAGGTGGGCGAGCCGCGCCGCCAGCGCTTCGAGGGGGTCGAGTTCTTCATCGCCGATGAAGCCACCTGTGAGGTGCGGGCGATCGAAGCGGCCACGGCATACATCAGCCTGTCCGAACGCCTGGAGAAGCCACGAAAGGACACCAGCGCCACCAGCGCTGACAGCGCGGTTACGCGTGCGCTCAAAGCCACGGTCGATGGGAGGGCGGCAGCCCTGGCCAAGCGCCTGATTTACAGCTGGAGCACGGCCGAGCCTCGGCTGTACGAGGTGCTGATCCGTGACGTGGAGGGCGCGGCACTTGGCGGCACGGAGACTAAGCTGCGCAGCCTCGAAGGCGTGCGCCGACTGCAACGGCGCAGCTACCAACAGCGCATCGCCGAGCTTAATCTCGAATACCAGGGCGATCAGGAGGCCCTCATCAATGGCCTGTATGACCTGGGCTACGAGCTGATCGGCGAGGATCCCGGCCGCGTAACCGTTCGACCACGGGCGCGAGCAGCTGGGGGTCAAGAATGA
- a CDS encoding WD40 repeat domain-containing protein codes for MSVRLAAVLAAALALAGCAANRDSGPVEVRVYGEPAAAVMAAAPGAAPAAPGGGAGTLFGRALAHQRVGVAFFDRGGCGEVLATAEGSVLAALRNAGAEVLDQPTLERLRADRTAYEVAMNPTISQLRELRARYQVEILLSGFCSAESAQGVGLLWVGTANTDLRATLAETAAVMGNATSRPFGTRSNPSPVADTALAAKRLAIERALADMVSLAGLGTVVVAAEQPVRLTYAEKLRRGDSATALAFSPDSRLLAVAETGAVSLWDVERQSLLWRQSGGGQVRALAFSADGARLVAGADDGRLLVLDVQRGQALAHLGNGEAVTALGLSPNGQHAAVGRQSGEVAVWDLAGGQPLVEFSAHRGRVQMVSYTRDGRTVISAGVDQAVQFLDVYGRRALRSLAPVFRMGALHSAALSPCGRLLALGLKEIRVYRHSDRVDTEFIRAVDVLTGEEEQRFEAHGDPVTALAFGPTRDFLLSGSEDSQVKVWQPDRARALLTIAFGSPVNSVDFSRNGRWLAAAGAAGLRLWEVR; via the coding sequence ATGAGCGTGCGACTGGCGGCCGTGCTGGCGGCGGCGTTGGCACTGGCGGGCTGCGCCGCCAATCGCGACAGTGGGCCGGTCGAGGTGCGCGTCTACGGCGAGCCGGCGGCGGCGGTGATGGCTGCTGCTCCCGGCGCGGCACCCGCCGCTCCCGGCGGCGGTGCCGGTACGCTGTTCGGCCGCGCCCTCGCGCACCAGCGCGTGGGCGTAGCCTTCTTCGATCGGGGCGGCTGCGGCGAGGTGCTGGCGACGGCCGAAGGATCGGTTCTCGCCGCGCTGCGCAACGCCGGCGCTGAAGTGCTTGATCAACCAACGCTGGAAAGACTGCGCGCCGATCGTACCGCCTACGAAGTGGCCATGAACCCGACCATATCCCAGCTGCGTGAACTGCGCGCCCGCTATCAGGTTGAGATTCTGCTCAGCGGATTCTGCTCGGCGGAAAGCGCTCAGGGCGTTGGCCTGCTGTGGGTCGGTACGGCGAACACTGATCTGCGCGCAACCCTAGCCGAAACCGCAGCTGTCATGGGCAACGCTACCAGCCGGCCCTTTGGAACCAGAAGTAACCCAAGCCCCGTGGCCGATACGGCGCTGGCCGCTAAGCGGCTGGCCATCGAGCGGGCGCTGGCCGATATGGTCAGCTTGGCGGGCTTGGGCACCGTCGTCGTCGCCGCCGAGCAGCCGGTGCGGCTGACGTACGCGGAGAAGCTGCGCCGCGGCGACAGCGCCACTGCGCTGGCCTTCTCGCCGGATAGCCGGCTGCTGGCTGTCGCGGAGACGGGCGCGGTGTCGCTGTGGGACGTGGAGCGTCAGAGCCTGCTCTGGCGCCAGAGCGGGGGCGGGCAAGTGCGCGCCCTGGCCTTCAGCGCCGACGGTGCCAGGCTGGTGGCTGGCGCAGACGATGGCCGGTTGCTGGTCTTGGATGTGCAACGGGGCCAAGCCCTCGCGCACTTGGGCAATGGCGAGGCCGTTACCGCTTTGGGCCTGAGCCCGAATGGACAGCACGCAGCCGTCGGCCGCCAGTCGGGTGAAGTTGCGGTCTGGGACCTCGCCGGCGGACAGCCGCTGGTGGAGTTCTCCGCCCACAGGGGCCGCGTGCAGATGGTGAGCTATACCCGCGATGGCCGCACCGTGATCTCCGCCGGGGTGGATCAGGCGGTTCAGTTTCTCGACGTCTACGGACGCCGCGCGCTGCGCTCGCTGGCGCCGGTCTTCCGTATGGGTGCCCTCCACTCCGCGGCCCTCAGCCCGTGTGGTCGCTTGTTGGCGCTCGGTTTGAAAGAGATTCGCGTATACAGGCACAGCGATCGAGTGGACACCGAGTTCATCCGCGCGGTGGATGTGCTCACCGGCGAGGAAGAGCAGCGCTTCGAGGCCCACGGCGATCCCGTCACCGCCCTGGCGTTCGGTCCGACGCGCGACTTCTTGCTCTCGGGCAGTGAGGATAGTCAGGTGAAAGTGTGGCAGCCCGATCGCGCCCGCGCGCTGTTGACCATCGCCTTCGGCTCGCCCGTTAACAGCGTTGACTTCAGCCGCAACGGCCGCTGGTTGGCCGCGGCTGGAGCTGCCGGTCTGCGCCTCTGGGAAGTCCGCTGA